DNA from Roseimicrobium sp. ORNL1:
CTAAACTCCACTCGTTGCGATACCCACAAGGCGTAGAAAAATGTTCCTGCGCGCCTCTGTCTCCTCTGCATCGAGGTGCACCACGCCAAGGAACTATCACTACGCTTCCCACAACCCCCTCCACATCCTCTGCGTCCTTTGCCTCTCTGCCCCTTTGCGGTTAACCAGAAATCACCCCCGACGCACCACCTCCCGCAACTCTCCCCACCGTCCTACTGTCGCACCGCTCACCGTCGCACCGGCTACTCCGGCAACAACGCCAGATGCCAGTGCAGCTCCGGTGACATCAGCGGCGAATGCGGCGAGCGCAACCGTGTGGGGCCAAACACGAAGAACAGGACCTTCCGTCCCTCCAGCTCCGACTTCGGCAACCGGGCGAGGTCTTGCAGGATTAAGTTCGCCCCCGCTTCGCGTACCAGCTTGTCCGGCCGATAGCCCAGATGCCGGCCGATGTGGTCGGCAATCGTGGCGTTCGCCACATAGTTCGTCGGCACGCTCAAGAAGCTGTCACCCTGCAGCAGCACCGCACGATGTGACTTCGCATCCGCGGGAAACAACACACGATGGGCGGGATAACGCGCCCCCTTCGTGAAGTACTCCATGTCCTTCTCAATCACGAACTCGGTCGTCTCCGTGGGCAGCAGTGTGTGATTCGCCGGGAGCAAATCATAATCCGCCAGCACCTTCGCCGCTTCGTTCGCCGCGATCTGGATGCCGCCGTCCGCGGGATGCGTGTCGCGGTTGTCATAGTATACGAAGGGATGTGCGCCTAAACCTGCGCGAAGCGCGGGCACGAGATCGATAACCTCGATGTCATGCTCCAGCATGCGCATCAGGCAGCGGATGCGGCAGGGATTCAACTCCGTGGGCGCATCCGGATGATTGCCCAGGAACTTGTGCGCATTCACATCCTCCTTGTTGGGGAAGGGGACTACGACAAGGTCGATGCCGTGCCGCTGCAGTTCCGCATTCAGCAGCCGCAGCGCCGCCAGTGGACCCACCTGCGGATCATCCTGCGTGAGATCGAAGTAACACTGCAAGCCGAGTCGCGCGAAGACATGCTGGTCCTGCTTCAGCGTGCCACCGGCTTCCTTCGCGCGCGTCTCCAGTTCTTCCTGATACGGCTCCAGCTTCTTCATCCACGCTTCCCAGGAACCTCCATTCGCATCGAGCTCGCTCTTCATGCGCGCTAGTTCGCGGGACATGCGTGCCTTGCGACGCTCCGCATACACACCCGCGCCTTCCGCGCGGATGAAGCGCTCCTGGGGAATCTCCGGCATCTTCTCCTGCGCTCCCTTCGCCGCAGCCGCCGTGATGGGCGCGCCACGCCGCACCAGCTTTGCCTCTGTCACGAGGCAATACTCCAGCAGGTAGTCGCCGAACTTGTCCGCTGTCTGCATCTTGCGGAACTTCTCCGGCGCTTCGTCAAAAGCTATCCACCTCGCACGAAAGCGATCTCCCACCGCCAGCTCTTGCCCTGCCTGCAGCTTGCGATTCAAGAATGCCGGCATCGCCGCGAGGATGATGTGCGGCTCCTTGTTGTCATCGGTGGTGCCCGCAGTGCTTGTTTCTTCCTTCCCATCCAGCCCACCATCCACCGCCACGACTTGCAGCTTCGCCGTATAAAGGCAGTCCGCATAGTCACTGGTCTTCGGATTCGGTGTCTCGGTGCGCTCGATGACGATGAATTCGCCGGTCACCTCCTTTGAAGCCGTCGCACCAGCAGTCACTTTTGCCGACTTCTTCTTATGCTCGTCTTCTTTCGCAGCTTCCTGACCGCAACCCGCCAGTACCAATGCCGCTCCTGCGGCGAACATTCCCCGAAACCAGTGGGCTCGGACGGGGGTTAGGGAAAGGAACTGGGGGGCTTGGGCTTTCGACATCATCTGCACACGCTTCACAGTTCGCACCATCCAACGCCGCACGACGCATTGCAATCGGATCACATCCCGGCGGCATTCTTATGAGGAATCCACAAGCTGCCACCCCATTGTTCAGGGGTTATTCGCGACACCGAGTGGCGGTCTTGGAAAGTAGCTTCAGCCGAATCAGGAGCGGGTTGCTGGATCAAAAGGCATGATACACGCCACATTCGGCTGAAGCCGAAACTACTTTGGGAGTTCGCGTGCTACTGCTTACTGCTTACTCTGCCGCCCGCCTCGGTCCCATCAATCAATCCCGGTCTGCCGGATTCGATGCTGTGGATGAATTCTGCCGGTGCCCGATGATTTTTGCCGGGACGCCCGCGACGATGGCATTCGCCGGCACATCGCGGGTCACCACCGCTCCTGCACCCACCACCGCGCCATCCCCGATGGTGACGCCCTTGAGCACGGTCACGTGGGCTCCGAGCCAGGCGCCGCTTCCGATCGTGACGGGCGCCTTGATCATGGGCTGCTGGGTGATCAGCTTGCCTGCTGTAAAACCGTGGTCGCCGTCCGTGATGTAGCAGGAGGGGCCGATCATGCAGCTTTTCCCCACGGTGATGGATTCATGCACATCAAAGATGGTGAAGCGGTTCACATAGGTGCCGCTGCCGATATGGAGGCGAGGCGTGCCTGTGGGCGGACCACTGCTCACCAGCGTGACATGCCGATCAAGCGCCACGCTGTCATCCAGAGAAATATCCCACGGATTGCGTGGTACCCAGATGTCCTTGAGCCAGCAGTTTTTCCCAATCTTCGCACCGAGTGCGCGGAGCCAGACAATGCGGATGCGCGAAGAGATGCCGGAGGGGGCGCGCAGCAGGGTATTGATGAGGCGGTGCTTGCCGGCTTCCATGGGACGGAGTTCAGGATTGCGGGGAATGCAGCCTGTGATAGCTCCTGACCATTCGGCAGGCAATGGAATACGCTGTGAGATTTCCGACATGGCAAGTGCCTGTCGGAAGTCAGCGCATCACCATCCTGAAGCGATTCCTCCTCACGCCAGAATCTCCTTCACCACGTGCCCGTGCACATCGGTGAGTCGGAAATTCCTTCCCGCATAGCGGTACGTGAGCTTCTCGTGATCCAGCCCCAGCAGGTGCAGGATGGTCGCATGCATGTCATGCATGTGGACCTTGTCCTCCACGGCGAAGTGGCCAAACTCATCGGTGCCACCGAAGCTGAAGCCCGGCTTCACACCGGCGCCGGCGAGCCATTGGGTAAAGCCCAGCGGATTGTGATCGCGCCCCGTGCCGTTGCGCTCGGCATACGGCGTGCGGCCGAATTCACCACCCCACCACACGAGCGTATCCTCCAGCAGGCCGCGCTGCTTCAGGTCCTTCACCAGACCGGCAATCGGCTTGTCCACCGAGGCGGCGTGCTCGCCATGCTTCGGCAGATTGGAATGCTGGTCCCATGCGGGATTGTTCGAGTTGTCGGTGTAGTTCACCTGGATATACCGCACGCCCTTCTCCGCGAGACGACGCGCCATGAGGCACTGGCGTCCGAAGTTGTCTGTGGGCTTTTCATTGATGCCATAGAGCTTCAGCGTGTCCTCGGACTCGCCGGAAATATCGAGCGTCTCCGGTGCATTTCCCTGCAGGCGCCACGCGAGCTCATACGAGTTCAGCACGGCTTCGAGTTCCGCATCCTGACCACCCAAGGCCGAGCGCTGGAGTTGCTCGTGATTCAGCGAGCGCAGCAAATCGAACTGCTTCCGCTGCTGCTCGCCCGTGAGCATGGTGTTGCGGATGTTCTTGATGTTCGCCTCGGCCGCCGGCGCACCCGCGCGACCCAAAGCGGTGCCCTGGAACACAGGTGGGAGAAACGCCGTGCCGTAGTTGCGCGGACCACCATTGCTCAGACTGGGGCTGATGCTCACAAACGCGGGCAGGTTCTCATTCTCCGTGCCGAGTCCGTAGCTCACCCACGAGCCCATGCTCGGGCGGATGAAATTCGTGGAGCCGGTGTGAAGGAACAAGGTCGCCGGTCCATGCGCCACACCTTCGGTATGCATGCCCTGCACAAAGCAGAGGTCATCCACCAGCTCCGCCATGTTGGGGAAGAGCGAGGAGGCCCACTGGCCACACTGGCCATGCTGCTTGAAATCCCACAGCGGCTTCATCACACGCTGGGACGCGCCGGAGCCGGTCTTCGCCACGGAGCGCGCGTCATTGAAGTCCATCATCTTGCCGTCGTCCTTCAGCAGGCGCGGCTTGTAGTCGAAGGAGTCCACATGACTCACGCCACCTGCCATGAAAAGGAAGATCACCCGCTTCGCTTTCGCGGTGTGATGCGTCTGGCGCACCGCGAGCGGATTGGCGGCACCATGGGCGAGAGCGGAGAGCGCGAGCGAGCCAAAGCCGCAGGCGGAAGATTGCAGGAAGTGTCGGCGTGAGATCATGGCGAGGTGTGGCGGGCGGTTGCTGGTCTCGGTTCTACTCTGCTCAAGTTCAGTTCACGTAACGGAAATCCACGCTGGCGAAGAGCGTCTGCACCAGCAGCGCCCAGTTCTCCAGCTTCATCTTGGCCACCTCCTCCTCGGAGGCGGCGTGGGCATTCACTTTCACAAAGTGCACCGCCAGCTTCAGTTCGCCTGCCGTGGGCTGGCGACCGAGGGTTTGCTGGTACAGGCGATTCACGAGGTC
Protein-coding regions in this window:
- a CDS encoding DUF1501 domain-containing protein, producing the protein MISRRHFLQSSACGFGSLALSALAHGAANPLAVRQTHHTAKAKRVIFLFMAGGVSHVDSFDYKPRLLKDDGKMMDFNDARSVAKTGSGASQRVMKPLWDFKQHGQCGQWASSLFPNMAELVDDLCFVQGMHTEGVAHGPATLFLHTGSTNFIRPSMGSWVSYGLGTENENLPAFVSISPSLSNGGPRNYGTAFLPPVFQGTALGRAGAPAAEANIKNIRNTMLTGEQQRKQFDLLRSLNHEQLQRSALGGQDAELEAVLNSYELAWRLQGNAPETLDISGESEDTLKLYGINEKPTDNFGRQCLMARRLAEKGVRYIQVNYTDNSNNPAWDQHSNLPKHGEHAASVDKPIAGLVKDLKQRGLLEDTLVWWGGEFGRTPYAERNGTGRDHNPLGFTQWLAGAGVKPGFSFGGTDEFGHFAVEDKVHMHDMHATILHLLGLDHEKLTYRYAGRNFRLTDVHGHVVKEILA
- a CDS encoding acyltransferase, with product MSEISQRIPLPAEWSGAITGCIPRNPELRPMEAGKHRLINTLLRAPSGISSRIRIVWLRALGAKIGKNCWLKDIWVPRNPWDISLDDSVALDRHVTLVSSGPPTGTPRLHIGSGTYVNRFTIFDVHESITVGKSCMIGPSCYITDGDHGFTAGKLITQQPMIKAPVTIGSGAWLGAHVTVLKGVTIGDGAVVGAGAVVTRDVPANAIVAGVPAKIIGHRQNSSTASNPADRD